DNA sequence from the Leptospirillum ferrooxidans C2-3 genome:
GCCAGAGGATATTTTAAGTGAGATTACTCGCTTGGGAAACGAGGGTGTTGAAGAGATCACCCTGATTGCGCAAGATTTGACCCGATATGGTTCAGACCTTGGGTTGAAGGATGGCCTTGCTGACTTATTGTTAATGATCGATAGGTTAAATAAGGTTTCTTGGGTGAGACTTTTATATGCTTATCCAACACTTGTAACGGATCGCCTCCTAGATGTCATTAGGGATTCTCCTTCTATTGTTAAATATCTTGATATACCTTTACAACATGTCAATGGAGAGGTTCTCAGGAGGATGGAACGTCCTGGAAATATAGACTCTAGCAGGCGACTTATATCACGTATTCGGGAAAAAGTACCAGGTATTTCTTTAAGGACAACTTTTATTGTTGGGTTCCCGGGTGAAACTGATGAGGAGTTCCAAGAGTTGATGTCTTTCGTTAAATGGGCCAACTTTGACCATTTGGGTGTTTTTTCTTTTTCTAGGGAGGAAGGTACCCCATCTTATAACATGGACGGACAAATTCCTGCCAGAATAAAAAACCAGCGCAGGAATCAGGTGATGGCTCTCCAAAAGAAAATATCATTTGAAAAAAATAAGAGTTATGTGGGGAAAGTTGTTCCTGTTTTAATCGAAGGGCCTTCTGAGCAGTCCCCTCTGGTCCTTTCGGGGCGAATTGCGACAATGGCGCCTGATTTGATTGATGGGGAAGTGCTTGTTTTGAGTGGTTCTGCTTCAGTTGGTGAAATTGTTGAATGTTGTATTACGAAAGCTCATCCTTACGACTTGGAAGCTTGGGAGATTTCCGTTCCTCCGATTGTTTAGCGTTTGTATTGAGTTCGTTAAGTTATAAATTAACGCAATTTCCCGGATATATCAGGTATTCAGGTTTTGAGTTTGATTGCGTTTATTGTTCTAATTATGGTTGGAAAGCTTATGCGTAGTATAAGTCCGATCTGAGCTAGACCGCCAGAGATTGTTAACAGATCGTTTTGGTAGAGAAGGCCAAAAAGCATAGTTGCAGCCCCTATAACTCCCAAATAAAGTTGTAGATTTGATTCTGGATTCCATGCAAGGATGCTTAAGAGCAAAGAATACCCCAAAAGAGTTAACCCAATAATTCCTCCATTAAAGTGGATATGGGAACTGAAGTAAAACATCGGAAATATTGTAATTGAAAGAGCAGCGCCCAATATTTTTTTGTTTGCTAGAAAGATTCCCCAAGCTGATAATATAGCGACGAAGAAAATTAGGCTTTTCTTTGGTGTAGGCAATTGATAAAGATATAAAGATATTAATATTCCAACTGCAATGCATAATTTACTCATAGTGTATTTTTTATTTGTATTAAGAATAAGATCTTTTTTGAGATGAAACAGAAAGATCATCGGTGTTAATGCAAGTAATAGCCCTGCTGTTGCATGGGTTGCGATTGCTGAAAAAGGGATGGGATCCACTGATGATCGGTTAAGATTCGCTCCAAGTTTAATCCCTAATAAGCATGTTTCAATTAAAGCGACTGATGGCCAGAAGAAAATTGAGAATGGATCTCTTAAGTATTCGCGCAATGCCAGAATAACTCCAATTGTAATAAATCCACCCCCATCTGAAATCATATCTGTTCTTGGCGCTAGGATAAAACCAAGCAATACTACCAATATTCCTAAAAGAATAAATGTCCAAGTAATTTTTTTGAATGCTCCTTGAGGAGAAAAGTATTTTAAGAGTAAAAGAAGAACAACGCCCAAGAGCAATTCATGTAATAACATCAAGAGAGGGTAATGCATAATGGGGAGTTCAAGCTTGGGTTTCAACATTAAGCTACCAATGATACTTGAGAGCCAATAAATTAATGAAATCATTTCAACCATAACGTTTTGACCTCTCATTCCTGATCTGGAAGCTCCATTTCTTTAGTCGTGTCAAGATTGGAAGAAATTTAAATTCTATTGAAGGACTGATCTAGCTGCAAACCTATTAGATATCAAAAAAATTATCTATAAGTAGAACCGTTCATTTCCCTATACTTAAAGTAAAATTCTAATTTATCCTTTGCATAGTGTTAAAATTTTAGTAGACTAGTCACTGCTTCTATTGCGAGAGTGGCGAAATGGCAGACGCACCAGACTTAGGATCTGGCGGGTAACCCCCGTGCGGGTTCAAATCCCGCCTCTCGCACCAAGATTGATCTTTAAAGCAACGATTCACAACCGAATGGTATCGCCTAATCATCACATTATAAACTCAATTTAGCATCTAACTAGCTTTATTATTTTTTAAACGTTTTTTAGTAAATGAGATGAAAGTTAGATTAGCTTTTATGAGTATTGATAAGATGGTCAGAAGAAATACTTGCCCAGGTAGTAGTCATCCTTACTCTTTCCTTTCAAGGCGTAAGGAGGGTATTGAATGAGTAAATAAAATGTTAATATGCCAAAAAATAAAGTTGTGTACTTATCAGCCCTCAGTTTTTATCCTCTGCTATCTTATAACGTATTTAAGATGTCTTAAGCCTTACTACTTTCATTCCAATAGGAAGGACTTTAGCCGCAATAATCCGTAACCTTAAATTGAAGCTTGTTTTAAAGTTTTCTGAGTTCTAGGGGGAGTTCCCGATACAATGCTTTTGTGTTTTAATCTTTGGGAAGAGTATTGAATGAATCTTCAAAAAGCTAAAAGTTGTGGGAGGATCTGATGGGAAAGAGAATTCTGGTATTGGGCAGTGGTGTAGCTGGGTCAATTGTTTCTAATCAAATAGTGCGTAAAATTTTTAAAGAGTTACAGACTGGAGATGTTTCTATAACTGTTTTGGGAACAACCGATACCCATTGTTACCAACCAGGGTGGCTTTATTTACCATTCGATCTTGTCCGTAATGAGGAGCTAAAACGGTCTGAACGTACTATTTTGGACCCGTTGATTAATTTTATTATTGATTCGGCAAAGTTAATAGATGTAAAAGCCAATAAGGTGACTGGCGTTTCCGGAAAAATATATGAGTACGATGTTCTTGTTATTGCAACTGGGTCTGTTCCTCGTCCAGATCTCATCCCAGGCTTATCGGAGGCAGGACATTGGTTTCATACTGAAGAGGGAGCCTTAAAGCTGCAAGCAGCTTTAAGAGAGTTTACTGGTGGGAAAATAGTCATTGCTATGGGTGTTCCTCATAAATGCCCTGTAGCTCCTATCGAAGTGACCCTGATGTTGGATGACTACCTCCGTAAAAAAGGGATAAGGGAAAAAACGGATATCTTTTATACATACCCTGTTGGGGCAGTGCATACTATACCTGCTGTTGCGAAGTGGGCAGTTCCCGTGTTTGAGGAAAGGGGAATCCGATATGAGACATTTTTTAATATGAAAGAAGTTGATGTCTCAAAGAAGATGCTCTCTAGTTTAGAGGGTTCTTCTGTTGAGTTCGATCTATTAATCTCTATCCCTCCTCATAGGGGTGCTTCAGTTATTACTGAATCGGGTTTAGGTGAAGGTGGTTGGATTCCTACGAATAAGCAGACTCTTCAGATGGAAGGCTATAAAAATGTTTTTGTTGTTGGCGATACAACAAACCTTCCTATATCAAAGGCGGGATCGACTGCACACTTTTCTGCTGATATAGCTGTTGAAAACATTATCTCTGTGGTAAGAGGTGGAGAAGCGACTCATTTATACGATGGAAAAGTTTTCTGCTTTATCGAAACAGGAAAAAGCCAAGCAACATATATTTCCTTCAATTACTCTAACCCTCCAGTTCCACCCCCACCCACCACCACTGTGCATTGGATGAAGTTATCCTATAACAGACTATATTGGTTGACTGCACGGGGAATATTATAAATGGGTGACGATATGCTGAGTGAAGATAATGGACAAGATGCCCTATCAGTTCGCCTTGCTGACCCTTTAGTAAGGGCGCAATTACTCCGAATGCTTGATCGTTTAGATCTTATTGAAGATCTACTGACTTCAAAAAATGCCGTTTTAACTCTTCAAACCGAAGGTATGGTAGAACGATTGTCAGAGAGAATGGAAAGTGCGATCCAATTGTTGGATCAACTCTCTACAGCAAACATAGTAAGCCTTGTTCGCGAAGTCGATAGGCACTCTTCTGTAATTTTAGCTTTGCTTAATGTCATTTCAGACTTAGAGAGGTCTGGTCGACTGTCAAGCCTAATGGAGTTCATGCAGGGTGCCAAGGCTATAAATGATATCCTCAATGATTCACTCGTTGAACGAATGGCAATTCAAATGGAAACCATTGCGGCTACATTGGAGAAATTGAAAGCTGTTCCAGTAGAGGAGTTAGTCAACGCACTAAATAGTTTGAAGGATTCAGGGGCTCTTGAGATCATGCCAGAAGTTGTTGGATCGGTTGTGACTTTGAGAAGGCTGATGACGGATACTCTATTGGAAAGAGTCATGACATTGTTGGACCAGGGGATCGCCTATCAAAACAGTATTTCTACTGCGATTAGAATGATTCCCCAGAAGCCAGATAGATCTCCCGGATTAATTGGTTTATGGAGTTTGATTAAAGATCCTGAAGTCCAAAAATCATTGTATGTGGTTTTCACTTCCCTGAATGCAATATTAAAAGGAAAGTGATTCTTTGAAAAATTTTTATTGTATAAGTGTTTTTTAAGACTATTTTTATGAATTGAAGAGATTTCGCATAGGCCTATTCGGGTGTAAATGATAATAGACATCAGAATCTCTTAGAGGTAAATGGGTGCCTGTACCTAAAATCCGATATGGAAATTTGTAAATATAAATTGGGCGTCTGAACAAGATTCTCTGTATTTTTTTAAACGGATGACTATTCGTTTGAAATCGTTTAGTATGTAGCCTGCCGGGTGAGGGAATCGTTTAATAGTAGAATAAGTAAAGAGTCTGAACCTGATTTTTGATTGTGGATTAAAAAACTAGCAGATATTTTACTACGCTTGACAAAGGTGGGATGTGTCAATATAATCCCCTTTTGTTTTTTCCCGTTTTCTTGGTTTCTAAAAAATTGCGGTTCTCTTTTGAATGGCATTTTCTGGGATCCTTCGCGAAAGGGACATTGGGGAGGTTCCCGAGTGGACAAAGGGAACAGACTGTAAATCTGTCGCCAGCCGGCTTCGGAGGTTCGAATCCTCCCCTCCCCACCAAATATTTAATGCGGGAATAGCTCAGCGGTAGAGCGCCAGCCTTCCAAGCTGGATGTCGCGGGTTCGATCCCCGTTTCCCGCTCCAATTACAATCGAGCACGTTCAGGGCTATTTGATGCCCTTGTAGCTCAGTTGGCAGAGCACATCCTTGGTAAGGATGAGGTCACCGGTTCAATCCCGGTCAAGGGCTCCATTTAATTTCTTGAAAGAGCTCTCAATAATTCGTTGTTCCGCTAACCAATCTAAACTGGAGGCACTTTTTATGGCAAAAGCGAAGTTTGATCGAAGCAAGCCCCATCTGAACATTGGCACGATTGGTCATGTTGATCATGGTAAGACGACATTGACAGCGGCTATAACTAGGGTCTTGGCAGCGAATAAGATGGCAGAGTTCTTGGCTTACGACCAGATCGACAAAGCCCCAGAAGAACGGGAACGAGGAATTACGATTGCGATTGCTCATGTGGAGTATCAGACAGCAGCAAGACATTATGCCCATGTCGACTGTCCTGGACATGCTGATTATGTCAAAAACATGATCACAGGAGCCGCACAAATGGACGGAGCGATTCTGGTGGTGTCGGCAGCAGATGGCCCGATGCCGCAGACCAGAGAGCACATTTTGTTAGCGCGTCAGGTTGGAGTTCCCTATATCGTTGTGTTTTTGAATAAGGCAGATATGGTGGATGATCCTGAACTGCTGGAGCTGGTAGAGCTCGAAGTTCGGGAGCTTCTTTCCAAGTATGATTTCCCTGGTGATGATATACCAGTGACAAAGGGATCTGCGCTAAAAGCATTGGAATGTGGTTGTGGAAAACCTGAGTGCCCAGCCTGCAGTCCAATCCTGAAATTGATGCAGACAGTTGATGAGTACATTCCAACTCCTACAAGAGACGTGGATAAACCATTTTTGATGCCAGTAGAAGATGTCTTCTCCATTAGCGGACGAGGAACCGTTGTGACGGGTCGAGTCGAGCGAGGTGTTATTAAGGTTGGAGAGGAAGTCGAGATTGTTGGAATCAGGGATACAGCCAAGTCAGTTGTTACAGGCGTTGAGATGTTCCGAAAGATATTGGACTCAGGGCAGGCAGGAGACAATGTTGGTTTGTTGTTGAGAGGAACAAAAAAGGAAGATGTTGAGCGTGGGATGGTATTGGCCAAACCAGGATCAATCACACCGCATACAGTGTTTGAAGCAGAGGCTTATATTCTGACCAAAGAAGAGGGTGGGCGACATACTCCGTTTTTCAATGGATATCGTCCTCAGTTTTATTTCCGAACGACAGACGTGACAGGAGTTGTCACGTTGTCTGAAGGTGTTGAGATGGTGATGCCTGGAGATAATGTGCGCGTCAAAGTAACGTTGATCACGCCGATTGCTATGGAAGACGGATTGCGATTCGCGATTCGGGAAGGTGGCCGAACGGTTGGTGCTGGTGTTATCACCAAGGTACTTCAATAGTCCGGATATTTCTGGGTGAAAGGTTAAATTTATGCGTGAAATTATAACGTTAGCATGTACTGTCTGTAAGGAACGAAACTATTCCACTATGAAAAACAAGAGGAATACACCAGATAAGCTTGAGATGAAAAAGTTTTGCAATTCCTGTCATTCTCACACGCAACATAAAGAGACAAAGTAATTGAATAGGCCAGTAGCTCAATCCGGCAGAGCACCGGTCTCCAAAACCGGGTGTTGGGGGTTCGATTCCCTCCTGGCCTGCCAGATGTTGAAAGGGTATTGATGGCTAACTTCTCTCTCGCTAAGTCTACTGAAAAAGGGAAAGAATTTTATCAAAGTGTAGTTGGAGAGATTAGGAAGACAACCTTTCCATCGCGTGAAGATACAGTCGGGTCGACCGGTATAGTATTTATACTAGTGATTATGCTGTCCATTTATCTTGCCTTGGTTGACGGTGTGTTTTCCCGAATTATGTCTGCTATTCTTTCTTGAAGCCGTAATGGGAGGATACTCGTTGAGTGAAATGAATTGGTACGTGATTCATACTTATGCTGGATTTGAAAATAGAGTAAAGACAAGCATAGAAGAGCGCGCCGAAATTAAAGGGCTTAAAGAAAGTGTTGGTCAGGTTCTTGTTCCGATCCAGAATGTAACGGAACTAAAGGAAGGTAAAAAGAAAACAACTTCTAGAAAAGTATTCCCTGGATATGTTTTAGTTCAGATGGATCCTACGGAAGAAGTTATTCAATTTATTGTCTCTACTCCTAAGGTTACCGGTTTCCTTGGAAATGGAGTTAACCCAATTCCTATGACCAATGAGGAGGTTAACGAGTTATTTGACAGGATTGAATCTGGTACTGCAATGCCATCACCTGCGCTCCATTACTCTGCAGGAGAAAATATTCGAATTACAGATGGGCCATTTCAAGGATTTTCGGGGGTCATCTCGGATGTTGATGGGGATCATGGGAAACTCAAAGTTCTTGTTAGCATATTTGGCCGACAAACTCCTGTTGAGTTAGATTTTTTGCAAGTTGAACGGTTATAAAGACAAAAGAACGAATAGGCTGAATTGAGGGAGTGAGATGGCAAAAGAAATTACTGGGTATGTAAAACTTCAACTTCCTGCTGGAAAAGCAAATCCATCTCCACCAGTTGGGCCTGCATTAGGCCAACATGGTGTTAATATTATGGAGTTTTGTAAACAGTTCAATGCAAAAACTCAGGGACAAGGAGACGCTATTGTTCCTGTATTGATAACTGTCTACAAAGATCGTTCCTTTACTTTTATTATGAAAACATCACCAGCTTCGGATCTTCTAAAGAAAGCGGCAGGAATTCCGAAAGGTTCAAAAACGCCAAATAAAGAAAAGGTAGCATCCCTGTCTAAAGCAAAAATCCTCGAAATCGCGAAAATTAAATTAGTTGATCTAAATGCTTATGATGTTGAACAGGCGAGCAGAATTATTGAGGGTACCGCAAGAAGCATGGGTATTA
Encoded proteins:
- the rimO gene encoding 30S ribosomal protein S12 methylthiotransferase RimO, coding for MILFISCCDFVMKLELINCLNNTLSEALVDSKNIIEKTVNIVSLGCPKNLVDTENMINDLESRGYKIIPDAEKAEIILVNTCSFVTDARKESIDTLLDLSRYKEEGNAKLLVGTGCLISRYKDTLPNLLPEVDVMLSTFEESRLGELLDGLSQPNVKKNNTTELIIPQSIPFREKRLTPRHRAYVKISEGCDHTCTFCSIPLSRGPQISRKPEDILSEITRLGNEGVEEITLIAQDLTRYGSDLGLKDGLADLLLMIDRLNKVSWVRLLYAYPTLVTDRLLDVIRDSPSIVKYLDIPLQHVNGEVLRRMERPGNIDSSRRLISRIREKVPGISLRTTFIVGFPGETDEEFQELMSFVKWANFDHLGVFSFSREEGTPSYNMDGQIPARIKNQRRNQVMALQKKISFEKNKSYVGKVVPVLIEGPSEQSPLVLSGRIATMAPDLIDGEVLVLSGSASVGEIVECCITKAHPYDLEAWEISVPPIV
- a CDS encoding NAD(P)/FAD-dependent oxidoreductase encodes the protein MGKRILVLGSGVAGSIVSNQIVRKIFKELQTGDVSITVLGTTDTHCYQPGWLYLPFDLVRNEELKRSERTILDPLINFIIDSAKLIDVKANKVTGVSGKIYEYDVLVIATGSVPRPDLIPGLSEAGHWFHTEEGALKLQAALREFTGGKIVIAMGVPHKCPVAPIEVTLMLDDYLRKKGIREKTDIFYTYPVGAVHTIPAVAKWAVPVFEERGIRYETFFNMKEVDVSKKMLSSLEGSSVEFDLLISIPPHRGASVITESGLGEGGWIPTNKQTLQMEGYKNVFVVGDTTNLPISKAGSTAHFSADIAVENIISVVRGGEATHLYDGKVFCFIETGKSQATYISFNYSNPPVPPPPTTTVHWMKLSYNRLYWLTARGIL
- a CDS encoding DUF1641 domain-containing protein, which translates into the protein MGDDMLSEDNGQDALSVRLADPLVRAQLLRMLDRLDLIEDLLTSKNAVLTLQTEGMVERLSERMESAIQLLDQLSTANIVSLVREVDRHSSVILALLNVISDLERSGRLSSLMEFMQGAKAINDILNDSLVERMAIQMETIAATLEKLKAVPVEELVNALNSLKDSGALEIMPEVVGSVVTLRRLMTDTLLERVMTLLDQGIAYQNSISTAIRMIPQKPDRSPGLIGLWSLIKDPEVQKSLYVVFTSLNAILKGK
- the tuf gene encoding elongation factor Tu → MAKAKFDRSKPHLNIGTIGHVDHGKTTLTAAITRVLAANKMAEFLAYDQIDKAPEERERGITIAIAHVEYQTAARHYAHVDCPGHADYVKNMITGAAQMDGAILVVSAADGPMPQTREHILLARQVGVPYIVVFLNKADMVDDPELLELVELEVRELLSKYDFPGDDIPVTKGSALKALECGCGKPECPACSPILKLMQTVDEYIPTPTRDVDKPFLMPVEDVFSISGRGTVVTGRVERGVIKVGEEVEIVGIRDTAKSVVTGVEMFRKILDSGQAGDNVGLLLRGTKKEDVERGMVLAKPGSITPHTVFEAEAYILTKEEGGRHTPFFNGYRPQFYFRTTDVTGVVTLSEGVEMVMPGDNVRVKVTLITPIAMEDGLRFAIREGGRTVGAGVITKVLQ
- the rpmG gene encoding 50S ribosomal protein L33; the encoded protein is MREIITLACTVCKERNYSTMKNKRNTPDKLEMKKFCNSCHSHTQHKETK
- the secE gene encoding preprotein translocase subunit SecE, which codes for MANFSLAKSTEKGKEFYQSVVGEIRKTTFPSREDTVGSTGIVFILVIMLSIYLALVDGVFSRIMSAILS
- the nusG gene encoding transcription termination/antitermination protein NusG, with protein sequence MNWYVIHTYAGFENRVKTSIEERAEIKGLKESVGQVLVPIQNVTELKEGKKKTTSRKVFPGYVLVQMDPTEEVIQFIVSTPKVTGFLGNGVNPIPMTNEEVNELFDRIESGTAMPSPALHYSAGENIRITDGPFQGFSGVISDVDGDHGKLKVLVSIFGRQTPVELDFLQVERL
- the rplK gene encoding 50S ribosomal protein L11, which produces MAKEITGYVKLQLPAGKANPSPPVGPALGQHGVNIMEFCKQFNAKTQGQGDAIVPVLITVYKDRSFTFIMKTSPASDLLKKAAGIPKGSKTPNKEKVASLSKAKILEIAKIKLVDLNAYDVEQASRIIEGTARSMGITVEN